The nucleotide window TTTTTGGACCTGTTAAAGATTGGCAATGTGCTTGTGGAAAGTATAAAAAATTAAGATACAAGGGTATTGTTTGTGATCGTTGCGGAGTTGAAATAACCAGACGTCTAGTTAGAAGAAAAAGATTTGGACACATAAGTTTAGTAGCTCCAGTAGCTCATATTTGGTTTTTAAGAGGCATGCCATCAAAAATAGGTTTAATTCTAGGAATGACCATTCAGTCACTTGAAAAGGTGGTTTATTTTGCTAATTTTATTATCACAGATGTTAAAGAAGAATTAAAAGAAATTTTTTTAAAAGATTTATTAAAAGAATATCAAGATAAAAAGAAAGAAATCAAACAAGATTTTAAAATTAATTCTGATGAATATTTTAATAGACTAGAACAATTAACAAGTAATTATAAATCAGCTAAAAATGAAATTTTAAAAATTAAAAGAAAAAATTTATTAACAGAAGTAGAATACAGAGATTTTTCTTTAAAATATGGACACATTTTTGAAGCAGATATTGGAGCAGAATCAATTTTAAGTTTACTAGCTACTACTGACTTGAATAAGTTATTTAGAAAATTAAAAAAAGAAGAAGATAAAACAAGAAATCCTTTGGCTAAGAAAAAAATTGCCAGAAGAGCCAGATATGTTCAAGATTTTATTAAGAATAAAATCAGTCCGGCAAATATGATTTTAAATGTAATCCCGGTTATTCCTCCGGAGCTAAGGCCATTAGTGCCTCTAGATGGAGGGAGGTTTGCTTCTTCTGACTTAAATGACTTGTATCGTAGAGTTATAAATCGCAACAATAGATTGAAACGACTTTATGAACTTCGTTCTCCCGAAGTAATTTTAAGAAACGAAAAAAGAATGCTTCAAGAAGCAGTTGATGCTTTGTTTGATAATAATATGAGGGCAGGCAAAACAACTATTGCTTCCACGGGGCAAAAAAGACCATTAAAATCTTTAGCAGATATACTAAAAGGCAAACAAGGGAGATTTAGAAAGAATTTATTAGGGAAAAGAGTAGATTATTCAGGCAGGTCAGTAATTGTAGTCGGCCCAAAATTAAAACTCCATCAATGTGGGTTGCCAAAAATAATGGCTATTGAACTTTTTAAGCCATTTGTTGCTTCTAAACTAATTGAAAAAGAGGTGGTTCATAATGTAAAAAGTGCTAATAGATTAATAGAAGATGGTCAAGATATTGTTTGGGATATATTAGAAGAGGTAACTAAAAAATCATATGTTCTTTTAAATAGAGCTCCGACACTTCATCGTTTAGGGATTCAAGCATTTCAGCCAGTATTAATAGAAGGCAAGGCAATTCAAATTCATCCTTTGGTTTGTGCTGCTTTTAATGCGGATTTTGACGGAGATCAGATGGCTGTTTATTTGCCTATTACTGCCAAAGGACAAACAGAAGCAAAAGAAATAATGCTTTCAACAAAAAATATCTTAAAACCAGCTGATGGCAAGCCAGTTGTTGCTCCAACCCAAGATATAGTTTGGGGAGCATATCATATGACTTTTATTAGAAAAACAAAAACAAAAGAAAAAATGTATTTTAGTAGTATGGATGAAGCAATTTTGGCTCATGAGGCAAACAAAATAGATATTCAAGACAGAATTAATATTAAGGTTGATAAAAAAATAATTAAAACAAGTTTGGGCAGGTTAATTTTTAATTCTACTCTGCCAAAAGGATTTTATGATTTGAAAAACCCAATCAGAAAGAAGGATTTAAAAGAAATCATTGTTAAAATTTATGAACAACACGGAGAAGATTTAACAGTAGAAACTTTAGATAAAATCAAAAAAACAGCTATTTTTTTTCTTACACTTTCAGGTCTTTCATGGGGAATGGATGACTTGCCAGTCATTCCTGAAAAAGAAAAAATAATAAAATTATCTGAAAAAGAAATAGTAAAAATACAGTCAGAATATGATGAGGGGTTGCTTTCAGAAGAGGAAAGATATTTAAAAAGTATTGATGTCTGGTTAAAAACAAAAGATGAAATAACAGATATTGTTGTGCAGACAAAAAAAGATTATGGGCCAGCTTTTTCAATGGTTCAATCAGGAGCAAGAGGCTCGTGGGTTCAATTATCACAAATGTTTGGCATGAGAGGGATTGTCTCTTCTCCTTCTGGTCGCTTAATAGAATTGCCAATTAAATCTTCTTTTAAAGAAGGATTTAGTGTTTTAGAGTTTTTTATCTCTACTCATGGTTCAAGGAAAGGAACAGCAGATACAGCTTTAAGAACAGCCGAAGCAGGATATTTAACTAGAAGAATGGTTGATGTTGCTCAAGATATTGTTGTATCAGAAGAGAAGTGTAGTGATAAGCAAGGATATAGAATTAGCAGTGAAGATAATAAAGAGGTTGGAGAAACATGGGAAGAAAGATTAACTGGCAGAACAGCTGCCCGGGATATAATTAACCTTAAAACGAAAAAAGTTATTGTTAAAACAGGAGAAATAATAGGGACAGAACAAGCCCAGACAATAGCAAAAATAGATCCAGAAGAAGTTTTCATATATTCTCTTCTTACTTGTAAATTAAATAAAGGAGTTTGTGCTAGGTGTTATGGAAATGATTTGGCTTACAATAAAAAAGTCAAACAAGGAACTCCGGTTGGGATTATAGCAGCTCAAAGCATTGGTGAGCCTGGCACTCAATTAACTTTGAGAACTTTTCATACTGGAGGAGTGGCTGGAGAGGATATTACTCAAGGATTGCCAAGAGTTGAAGAAATATTTGAAACAAGAGCTCCTAAAAAGAAAGCTATTATATCTAATTATAATGGGACTGTTAGAATTAAAGATGAAAATAATTCCTCTAAGAAGATAGTGATTCAATACAAGGAATCACAAAAAGATGAACATAAAATTGATGATAATTGGAAATTAAAAGTAACTAATAAAGATAAAGTCTCAAAAGGAGATATTTTGGCAACATTTAAAAATAAGCAGATTAAAGCGATTAATAAAGGGGAAATAGAGTTAAATGTCAAAGATAAAATCAATGTTATTTATAACTCAATAAAAGAAGAGGAATATGAAGTAGGCGGATACAGAGTATTAGTAAAAGACAAAGAAAAAATAAACAAAGGACAGCTTTTAACCGATGGCAATCTTGACTTAAAAGAAGTTTATAAATTAAAAGGAAAATTAGAAGTTGAAAAGTATATTTTTAGGGAAATTCAATACATTTATTCATCTCAAGGGCAAAAATTAAACGATAAACATATAGAGATAATAATTAAACAGATGTTTTCAAGGGTCAGGATTATAGATGCTGGTGATACAGAATTTTTAATCGGAGAAATAGTCTCCAAGAGTAATTTAGCAGAGGTTAATGATCAAATGAAAGCCAAGAAAAAAGCCCCGGCCAAGGCAAAAGAATTATTAACAGGAATAACAAAAGTTTCTTTATCAACTGATAGTTGGC belongs to Patescibacteria group bacterium and includes:
- the rpoC gene encoding DNA-directed RNA polymerase subunit beta' yields the protein MPTPSTIGTISLQSTSKLKSFDFDSIGLSIASSEEVLSWSYGEVLKPETINYRSRKPERDGLFCQKIFGPVKDWQCACGKYKKLRYKGIVCDRCGVEITRRLVRRKRFGHISLVAPVAHIWFLRGMPSKIGLILGMTIQSLEKVVYFANFIITDVKEELKEIFLKDLLKEYQDKKKEIKQDFKINSDEYFNRLEQLTSNYKSAKNEILKIKRKNLLTEVEYRDFSLKYGHIFEADIGAESILSLLATTDLNKLFRKLKKEEDKTRNPLAKKKIARRARYVQDFIKNKISPANMILNVIPVIPPELRPLVPLDGGRFASSDLNDLYRRVINRNNRLKRLYELRSPEVILRNEKRMLQEAVDALFDNNMRAGKTTIASTGQKRPLKSLADILKGKQGRFRKNLLGKRVDYSGRSVIVVGPKLKLHQCGLPKIMAIELFKPFVASKLIEKEVVHNVKSANRLIEDGQDIVWDILEEVTKKSYVLLNRAPTLHRLGIQAFQPVLIEGKAIQIHPLVCAAFNADFDGDQMAVYLPITAKGQTEAKEIMLSTKNILKPADGKPVVAPTQDIVWGAYHMTFIRKTKTKEKMYFSSMDEAILAHEANKIDIQDRINIKVDKKIIKTSLGRLIFNSTLPKGFYDLKNPIRKKDLKEIIVKIYEQHGEDLTVETLDKIKKTAIFFLTLSGLSWGMDDLPVIPEKEKIIKLSEKEIVKIQSEYDEGLLSEEERYLKSIDVWLKTKDEITDIVVQTKKDYGPAFSMVQSGARGSWVQLSQMFGMRGIVSSPSGRLIELPIKSSFKEGFSVLEFFISTHGSRKGTADTALRTAEAGYLTRRMVDVAQDIVVSEEKCSDKQGYRISSEDNKEVGETWEERLTGRTAARDIINLKTKKVIVKTGEIIGTEQAQTIAKIDPEEVFIYSLLTCKLNKGVCARCYGNDLAYNKKVKQGTPVGIIAAQSIGEPGTQLTLRTFHTGGVAGEDITQGLPRVEEIFETRAPKKKAIISNYNGTVRIKDENNSSKKIVIQYKESQKDEHKIDDNWKLKVTNKDKVSKGDILATFKNKQIKAINKGEIELNVKDKINVIYNSIKEEEYEVGGYRVLVKDKEKINKGQLLTDGNLDLKEVYKLKGKLEVEKYIFREIQYIYSSQGQKLNDKHIEIIIKQMFSRVRIIDAGDTEFLIGEIVSKSNLAEVNDQMKAKKKAPAKAKELLTGITKVSLSTDSWLSSASFQQTSRVLIDAAISQKVDNLKGLKENVIIGRLIPVGTGYKTKK